From Ostrinia nubilalis chromosome 9, ilOstNubi1.1, whole genome shotgun sequence, one genomic window encodes:
- the LOC135074564 gene encoding thioredoxin domain-containing protein 11 isoform X2, with protein MFPTADTEDIVQVTSLNRKPCVNSDVRDSSDNTQLAKQQTNRELTLNMLVKEMIFCIAVALTTYGALHNPPPKISKHPQAVRFFDPESAVTDWYRGQLSDALGVVNSVDISFVMYYAPWDAESQYVRGEFDKAATVLGDRVHFSAINCWNPGSECRLQNNKIPSWPILMAYTVTSRGVLYKGPRDAQSIVKFLQLIMKPLDRVSSTEDLINLISICDAVAIGFTPLAETSKFYNIWYYVALKAREFDTVGEICFAVVTSESLAAELGIYTVPNVRLMLWNTTKEYTAEDPLRPWNESAILQWVLENFTQPVSRIIPMWKKAFSFERYADGNPILILFTPLNPLYEQIPSYALLREVAMEYYSCKTNNSNYLTSELIRIQKIQRLIYERRNYAKYCESLKHRKPKQNLNYKREIVSHNNKYPWYNATHNTPKTLAFDYLLKHRLAMSKALDSANDEADIVATLAMLQQCDTKVMPAEKEFYDIYEQCEKYEESLAPEQELESDCSNLETSMLPFDDDPLSVENLFHDHQQYLCRIFNFANEIGPPVAPARIANAEEKQNISRVEGLACEKNFTLHMLAVDSVRNHHFAEFLGIDVTNVKDKTAVVILDTKLETQYLLSEEYSAKSVRDFIYNFTHKKLKRYLRTHVEDASHTHYFGSEENVGDESTNENIVDIIDLTTKTFRKIVRTPGTVSIVAVCGGACSAGTTRAISAAARLLRSCGVRARPARLDALRHDLPWHYTASHYPTIFVFSADGREAESRTYPAAQRVSSSGLVALALRALGPRRHLRVRLALCAATQMLSDKKTCLRELREHVTTVIARSLKYWRRTEHRELKDALLRRLQYLHQVSLDLSTLHITDLHENSQKQKTLLNSLSLLSENWDIDVSILSKNVTSTEIRS; from the exons ATGTTTCCAACGGCGGACACTGAAGATATCGTACAGGTCACGTCATTAAATAGAAAACCGTGTGTTAATAGCGATGTACGAGATTCGTCTGATAATACACAACTTGCAAAACAACAAACTAACAGGGAGTTAACGTTAAACATGTTGGTcaaagaaatgatattttgcATAGCTGTTGCACTCACAACATACGGAGCTCTGCACAATCC gcccccaaaaatatcaaaacatcCTCAAGCTGTGAGATTCTTTGACCCAGAATCTGCAGTTACCGACTGGTATAGAGGTCAGCTAAGTGATGCCTTAGGTGTTGTCAACAGTGTGGATATCTCATTTGTAATGTACTATGCCCCCTGGGATGCAGAATCACAGTATGTTCGTGGAGAGTTTGACAAGGCTGCCACTGTACTGGGTGATCGG GTTCACTTTTCTGCAATTAACTGCTGGAATCCTGGCAGTGAGTGTagattacaaaacaataaaataccaTCATGGCCTATTTTAATGGCTTATACAGTTACATCCAGAGGTGTGCTCTACAAAG gaCCTAGAGATGCTCAAAGTATTGTAAAATTCTTACAGTTAATAATGAAACCATTAGACAGGGTTTCTTCTACTGAAGAtctaataaatttaatatctaTCTGTGAT GCTGTAGCAATAGGTTTCACACCACTTGCTGAAACTTCAAAGTTTTATAACATTTGGTACTATGTGGCTCTGAAGGCTCGCGAGTTTGATACTGTTGGAGAAATATGCTTTGCTGTTGTGACTTCAGAATCATTGGCTGCGGAATTAGGAATTTATACTGTACCAAATGTTCGTCTCATGTTGTGGAATACTACAAAG GAATATACTGCAGAGGATCCTTTACGACCCTGGAATGAATCTGCAATTTTACAATGGGTTTTGGAGAACTTTACTCAACCAGTATCAAGAATAATACCTATGTGGAAGAAGGCTTTTAGTTTTGAAAGATATGCAGATGGAAATCctattttgatattatttactCCTTTAAATCCCTTGTATGAGCAGATACCTTCATATGCTTTG TTGCGTGAAGTTGCAATGGAGTACTACAGCTGTAAAACAAATAACTCAAACTATTTGACATCTGAACTTATAAGAATACAAAAGATCCAGAGATTGATATATGAACGAAGGAATTACGCAAAATATTGTGAAAGTCTTAAGCATCGAAAGCCTAAACAGAATTTAAATTATAAGAGAGAAATAGTTtcacataataataagtatcCTTGGTATAATGCCACACATAATACCCCAAAAACATTGGCATTTGACTACCTCCTGAAACACAGATTGGCTATGTCTAAAGCATTAGACAGTGCTAATGATGAGGCAGACATTGTGGCGACCTTGGCCATGTTGCAGCAATGTGATACAAAAGTAATGCCAGCTGAAAAAGAGTTTTATGATATTTACGAGCAATGTGAAAAATATGAGGAAAGCTTGGCACCTGAACAGGAGTTGGAATCTGATTGTTCAAA CTTAGAGACTTCTATGCTGCCATTTGATGATGACCCGTTATCAGTTGAAAATCTGTTTCATGATCACCAGCAATATCTAtgtagaatatttaattttgcaaatgAAATTGGGCCACCAGTCGCACCAGCAAGGATTGCGAACGCGGAAGAGAAACAAAATATATCGCGTGTAGAAGGGCTGGCTTGTGAGAAAAATTTCACACTACACATGTTAGCTGTGGATAGTGTTCGTAATCACCATTTTGCCGAGTTTTTAGGTATTGATGTAACGAATGTGAAGGACAAAACTGCTGTCGTTATTTTAGATACTAAA cTGGAAACCCAGTATTTGTTGTCAGAAGAATATAGTGCCAAATCTGTTagagattttatttataactttacaCATAAAAAGTTGAAACGTTATTTAAGAACGCATGTTGAAGATGCATCTCACACACATTATTTCGGTTCTGAAGAGAATGTTGGCGACGAGAGTACCAACGAAAATATAGTAGATATTATAGATCTAACAACCAAGACTTTTAGAAAAATTGTGAGGACCCCAGGAACc gtGAGCATCGTAGCGGTTTGCGGCGGCGCGTGCAGCGCGGGCACGACGCGCGCAATTTCGGCGGCCGCGCGGCTGCTGCGCTCGTgtggcgtgcgcgcgcgcccgGCTCGCCTCGACGCGCTGCGACACGATCTGCCGTGGCACTACACCGCGAGTCATTACCCCACTATCTTCGTATTCAGTGCTGACGG TCGCGAGGCGGAGTCGCGTACGTACCCCGCGGCGCAGCGCGTGTCGTCGAGCGGGCTGGTGGCGCTAGCGTTGCGAGCGCTCGGCCCGCGCCGCCATTTGCGCGTGCGACTTGCGTTATGTGCCGCCACGCAG ATGTTATCGGATAAGAAGACTTGTCTAAGAGAGTTGAGAGAGCACGTGACCACCGTTATAGCTCGAAGCCTGAAGTACTGGCGGCGCACTGAACACAGGGAGCTCAAGGATGCCCTCCTCAGGAGACTGCAGTACCTACACCAAGTGTCGCTCGACTTGAGCACCCTCCACATCACAGATCTCCACGAAAATAGTCAGAAACAAAAGACTTTGCTAAACTCCCTCAGCCTACTATCCGAGAATTGGGACATAGATGTTTCAATATTAAGCAAAAATGTCACGTCAACAGAAATCAGAAGTTGA
- the LOC135074564 gene encoding thioredoxin domain-containing protein 11 isoform X1 produces the protein MFPTADTEDIVQVTSLNRKPCVNSDVRDSSDNTQLAKQQTNRELTLNMLVKEMIFCIAVALTTYGALHNPPPKISKHPQAVRFFDPESAVTDWYRGQLSDALGVVNSVDISFVMYYAPWDAESQYVRGEFDKAATVLGDRVHFSAINCWNPGSECRLQNNKIPSWPILMAYTVTSRGVLYKGPRDAQSIVKFLQLIMKPLDRVSSTEDLINLISICDAVAIGFTPLAETSKFYNIWYYVALKAREFDTVGEICFAVVTSESLAAELGIYTVPNVRLMLWNTTKEYTAEDPLRPWNESAILQWVLENFTQPVSRIIPMWKKAFSFERYADGNPILILFTPLNPLYEQIPSYALLREVAMEYYSCKTNNSNYLTSELIRIQKIQRLIYERRNYAKYCESLKHRKPKQNLNYKREIVSHNNKYPWYNATHNTPKTLAFDYLLKHRLAMSKALDSANDEADIVATLAMLQQCDTKVMPAEKEFYDIYEQCEKYEESLAPEQELESDCSNLETSMLPFDDDPLSVENLFHDHQQYLCRIFNFANEIGPPVAPARIANAEEKQNISRVEGLACEKNFTLHMLAVDSVRNHHFAEFLGIDVTNVKDKTAVVILDTKLETQYLLSEEYSAKSVRDFIYNFTHKKLKRYLRTHVEDASHTHYFGSEENVGDESTNENIVDIIDLTTKTFRKIVRTPGTVSIVAVCGGACSAGTTRAISAAARLLRSCGVRARPARLDALRHDLPWHYTASHYPTIFVFSADGSREAESRTYPAAQRVSSSGLVALALRALGPRRHLRVRLALCAATQMLSDKKTCLRELREHVTTVIARSLKYWRRTEHRELKDALLRRLQYLHQVSLDLSTLHITDLHENSQKQKTLLNSLSLLSENWDIDVSILSKNVTSTEIRS, from the exons ATGTTTCCAACGGCGGACACTGAAGATATCGTACAGGTCACGTCATTAAATAGAAAACCGTGTGTTAATAGCGATGTACGAGATTCGTCTGATAATACACAACTTGCAAAACAACAAACTAACAGGGAGTTAACGTTAAACATGTTGGTcaaagaaatgatattttgcATAGCTGTTGCACTCACAACATACGGAGCTCTGCACAATCC gcccccaaaaatatcaaaacatcCTCAAGCTGTGAGATTCTTTGACCCAGAATCTGCAGTTACCGACTGGTATAGAGGTCAGCTAAGTGATGCCTTAGGTGTTGTCAACAGTGTGGATATCTCATTTGTAATGTACTATGCCCCCTGGGATGCAGAATCACAGTATGTTCGTGGAGAGTTTGACAAGGCTGCCACTGTACTGGGTGATCGG GTTCACTTTTCTGCAATTAACTGCTGGAATCCTGGCAGTGAGTGTagattacaaaacaataaaataccaTCATGGCCTATTTTAATGGCTTATACAGTTACATCCAGAGGTGTGCTCTACAAAG gaCCTAGAGATGCTCAAAGTATTGTAAAATTCTTACAGTTAATAATGAAACCATTAGACAGGGTTTCTTCTACTGAAGAtctaataaatttaatatctaTCTGTGAT GCTGTAGCAATAGGTTTCACACCACTTGCTGAAACTTCAAAGTTTTATAACATTTGGTACTATGTGGCTCTGAAGGCTCGCGAGTTTGATACTGTTGGAGAAATATGCTTTGCTGTTGTGACTTCAGAATCATTGGCTGCGGAATTAGGAATTTATACTGTACCAAATGTTCGTCTCATGTTGTGGAATACTACAAAG GAATATACTGCAGAGGATCCTTTACGACCCTGGAATGAATCTGCAATTTTACAATGGGTTTTGGAGAACTTTACTCAACCAGTATCAAGAATAATACCTATGTGGAAGAAGGCTTTTAGTTTTGAAAGATATGCAGATGGAAATCctattttgatattatttactCCTTTAAATCCCTTGTATGAGCAGATACCTTCATATGCTTTG TTGCGTGAAGTTGCAATGGAGTACTACAGCTGTAAAACAAATAACTCAAACTATTTGACATCTGAACTTATAAGAATACAAAAGATCCAGAGATTGATATATGAACGAAGGAATTACGCAAAATATTGTGAAAGTCTTAAGCATCGAAAGCCTAAACAGAATTTAAATTATAAGAGAGAAATAGTTtcacataataataagtatcCTTGGTATAATGCCACACATAATACCCCAAAAACATTGGCATTTGACTACCTCCTGAAACACAGATTGGCTATGTCTAAAGCATTAGACAGTGCTAATGATGAGGCAGACATTGTGGCGACCTTGGCCATGTTGCAGCAATGTGATACAAAAGTAATGCCAGCTGAAAAAGAGTTTTATGATATTTACGAGCAATGTGAAAAATATGAGGAAAGCTTGGCACCTGAACAGGAGTTGGAATCTGATTGTTCAAA CTTAGAGACTTCTATGCTGCCATTTGATGATGACCCGTTATCAGTTGAAAATCTGTTTCATGATCACCAGCAATATCTAtgtagaatatttaattttgcaaatgAAATTGGGCCACCAGTCGCACCAGCAAGGATTGCGAACGCGGAAGAGAAACAAAATATATCGCGTGTAGAAGGGCTGGCTTGTGAGAAAAATTTCACACTACACATGTTAGCTGTGGATAGTGTTCGTAATCACCATTTTGCCGAGTTTTTAGGTATTGATGTAACGAATGTGAAGGACAAAACTGCTGTCGTTATTTTAGATACTAAA cTGGAAACCCAGTATTTGTTGTCAGAAGAATATAGTGCCAAATCTGTTagagattttatttataactttacaCATAAAAAGTTGAAACGTTATTTAAGAACGCATGTTGAAGATGCATCTCACACACATTATTTCGGTTCTGAAGAGAATGTTGGCGACGAGAGTACCAACGAAAATATAGTAGATATTATAGATCTAACAACCAAGACTTTTAGAAAAATTGTGAGGACCCCAGGAACc gtGAGCATCGTAGCGGTTTGCGGCGGCGCGTGCAGCGCGGGCACGACGCGCGCAATTTCGGCGGCCGCGCGGCTGCTGCGCTCGTgtggcgtgcgcgcgcgcccgGCTCGCCTCGACGCGCTGCGACACGATCTGCCGTGGCACTACACCGCGAGTCATTACCCCACTATCTTCGTATTCAGTGCTGACGG CAGTCGCGAGGCGGAGTCGCGTACGTACCCCGCGGCGCAGCGCGTGTCGTCGAGCGGGCTGGTGGCGCTAGCGTTGCGAGCGCTCGGCCCGCGCCGCCATTTGCGCGTGCGACTTGCGTTATGTGCCGCCACGCAG ATGTTATCGGATAAGAAGACTTGTCTAAGAGAGTTGAGAGAGCACGTGACCACCGTTATAGCTCGAAGCCTGAAGTACTGGCGGCGCACTGAACACAGGGAGCTCAAGGATGCCCTCCTCAGGAGACTGCAGTACCTACACCAAGTGTCGCTCGACTTGAGCACCCTCCACATCACAGATCTCCACGAAAATAGTCAGAAACAAAAGACTTTGCTAAACTCCCTCAGCCTACTATCCGAGAATTGGGACATAGATGTTTCAATATTAAGCAAAAATGTCACGTCAACAGAAATCAGAAGTTGA
- the LOC135074567 gene encoding nuclear distribution protein nudE-like 1 isoform X2: MESPRQSDSESIEYWRKQAKHYEQKANDIQQELDEYTENSAQLEKELEASLVQVEKQNRDLEHQNQRLKNEIEMLRNKLERSQHETNALENELQALKIDKDKQAVYIRELEQKNDDLERGQRVISESVSCIETLLNQAYERNAVLESEVDEIENLRVKLQRATDEARDLKQELKVMELIPSHKKEDEENETPAVNGIISNSRTHVEIETQTSITSPLKREINGNAMTPSSRVSAINIVGDLLRKVGALESKLASCRGSVRPKEHSPNASAEVSKDYRCVLKN, translated from the exons ATGGAATCTCCAAGACAATCTGATTCTGAATCAATTGAATATTGGAGAAAACAAGCTAAACACTACGAACAGAA GGCTAACGACATACAACAGGAGTTAGATGAATACACAGAAAACTCGGCACAACTGGAAAAGGAATTGGAAGCCTCATTAGTGCAAGTTGAGAAACAAAACAGAGATCTAGAACATCAGAATCAAAGGCTGAAGAATGAAATTGAAATGCTTAGA AATAAACTAGAAAGGAGTCAACATGAAACAAATGCCTTAGAAAATGAACTGCAAGCCTTAAAAATAGACAAAGATAAACAGGCGGTTTATATCAGAGAACTAGAACAAAAAAATGATGATTTAGAGAGAGGTCaaag aGTTATATCAGAATCAGTTTCATGTATAGAAACACTGCTAAATCAAGCATATGAAAGGAATGCTGTATTAGAAAGTGAAGTAGATGAAATAGAAAATTTAAGGGTTAAGTTACAGAGAGCAACAGATGAAGCTAGAG ATCTGAAACAAGAATTAAAAGTAATGGAACTGATTCCATCACACAAGAAAGAGGATGAAGAAAATGAAACACCGGCAGTCAATGGAATTATTAGTAACTCCAGGACCCATGTTGAAATCGAAACACAAACATCTATTACTTCTCCTCTAAAAC GTGAAATCAATGGAAATGCTATGACGCCTTCTTCTCGAGTATCAGCAATAAACATAGTTGGAGATCTTCTTCGCAAAGTAGGG GCTTTGGAATCAAAGTTAGCATCGTGTCGTGGTTCAGTTAGACCTAAAGAGCATTCACCAAACGCAAGCGCCGAGGTCAGTAAGGACTACAGGTGTGTACTCAAGAACTAA
- the LOC135074567 gene encoding nuclear distribution protein nudE-like 1 isoform X1 → MESPRQSDSESIEYWRKQAKHYEQKANDIQQELDEYTENSAQLEKELEASLVQVEKQNRDLEHQNQRLKNEIEMLRNKLERSQHETNALENELQALKIDKDKQAVYIRELEQKNDDLERGQRVISESVSCIETLLNQAYERNAVLESEVDEIENLRVKLQRATDEARDLKQELKVMELIPSHKKEDEENETPAVNGIISNSRTHVEIETQTSITSPLKREINGNAMTPSSRVSAINIVGDLLRKVGLERFLCRDCGKVKCSCEAPPAANHHITPPEEGATKTTEKENNEKHEPVEYRNLYRQNSASENGEKHSQNHIQYQRSSEQPFARAGQGENGKLRRSFVVRSREGLENLLSFATKKNHDNAKTKQMF, encoded by the exons ATGGAATCTCCAAGACAATCTGATTCTGAATCAATTGAATATTGGAGAAAACAAGCTAAACACTACGAACAGAA GGCTAACGACATACAACAGGAGTTAGATGAATACACAGAAAACTCGGCACAACTGGAAAAGGAATTGGAAGCCTCATTAGTGCAAGTTGAGAAACAAAACAGAGATCTAGAACATCAGAATCAAAGGCTGAAGAATGAAATTGAAATGCTTAGA AATAAACTAGAAAGGAGTCAACATGAAACAAATGCCTTAGAAAATGAACTGCAAGCCTTAAAAATAGACAAAGATAAACAGGCGGTTTATATCAGAGAACTAGAACAAAAAAATGATGATTTAGAGAGAGGTCaaag aGTTATATCAGAATCAGTTTCATGTATAGAAACACTGCTAAATCAAGCATATGAAAGGAATGCTGTATTAGAAAGTGAAGTAGATGAAATAGAAAATTTAAGGGTTAAGTTACAGAGAGCAACAGATGAAGCTAGAG ATCTGAAACAAGAATTAAAAGTAATGGAACTGATTCCATCACACAAGAAAGAGGATGAAGAAAATGAAACACCGGCAGTCAATGGAATTATTAGTAACTCCAGGACCCATGTTGAAATCGAAACACAAACATCTATTACTTCTCCTCTAAAAC GTGAAATCAATGGAAATGCTATGACGCCTTCTTCTCGAGTATCAGCAATAAACATAGTTGGAGATCTTCTTCGCAAAGTAGGG CTTGAAAGGTTTCTTTGCCGTGATTGTGGTAAGGTCAAATGCTCATGCGAGGCACCTCCCGCTGCTAATCATCACATAACTCCGCCCGAGGAAGGCGCTACAAAGACTACAGAAAaggaaaacaatgaaaaacatGAACCCGTCGAATACAGAAATCTCTATCGACAAAATTCTGCATCTGAAAATGGGGAAAAACATTCACAAAATCATATACAGTATCAAAGATCCTCAGAACAACCTTTCGCAAGGGCAGGGCAAGGCGAAAATGGAAAGCTTAGAAGGTCCTTTGTTGTTAGATCTAGAGAAGGACTAGAAAATCTTTTAAGTTTTGCCACAAAGAAAAACCATGATAATGccaaaactaaacaaatgttttga
- the LOC135074566 gene encoding phosphatidylinositol N-acetylglucosaminyltransferase subunit Q isoform X2 has translation MFIQHVINYFNVMKWLLITIKRDKKVSIKHGNLMCAILMDLILGYVILQYLTQDTKELSSILMGILENLINILYSLLKWLMGAPAGLKLNNAFTKMLGKCFSYHVQLWWLFLDVSGEKLDIILHLFYYLGYLGLTFQAAMISDMICIGTFHAYCIYVYAARMFNMQISGLIALLRFFVGRKYNPLRKGIDSCEYTNQELFVGTVAFTIMLLLLPTTLMYYIVFTMFRVLSLLVEYVLAKFIYQIQTLPLYVSALWLIRSPKVAGNVLLEVVSQEEASPFSIQLKLLNKSLMYLVNNFKPPVDEPKKVVWTSFLSKVFIGEQIL, from the exons ATGTTTATTCAACATGTTATCAACTATTTCAATGTTATGAAATGGCTTTTAATTACTATCAAAAGGGATAAAAAA GTGTCAATAAAGCATGGTAACTTAATGTGTGCAATATTGATGGACCTTATTTTAGGATATGTTATATTGCAATATCTTACACAGGACACAAAGGAGCTAAGCTCAATACTCATGGGGATTTTAGAG aaCCTTATAAACATACTTTATTCTTTGCTGAAGTGGCTCATGGGAGCACCAGCaggattaaaattaaataatgcttTTACCAAAATGCttggaaaatgtttttcttACCATGTACAACTTTGGTGGCTATTTTTAG aTGTATCTGGTGAAAAACTGGATATTATATtacacttattttattatttgggCTACTTGGGGCTTACATTTCAAGCTGCAATGATATCAGACATGATCTGTATTGGAACATTCCATGCATATTGCATTTATGTATATGCTGCaag AATGTTTAATATGCAAATATCAGGCCTGATTGCATTGCTGAGGTTTTTTGTGGGAAGAAAATATAATCCTCTAAGAAAAGGAATTGATTCATGTGAATATACAAACCAGGAATTATTTGTTGGTACTGTAGCATTTACAATTATGCTACTATTATTACCAACCACCCTAATGTACTACATTGTTTTCACTATG TTTCGTGTATTGTCTTTATTGGTGGAGTATGTTTTGGCtaaatttatttaccaaattcaAACTCTACCATTATATGTGAGTGCCCTGTGGCTGATACGTTCTCCTAAAGTAGCAG GTAACGTTTTACTGGAAGTAGTCAGCCAAGAAGAAGCTTCACCTTTCAGTATtcaattaaaattgttaaacAAATCTTTAATGTATTTAGTAAATAACTTCAAACCCCCAGTTGATGAACCAAAAAAAGTAGTATGGACCAGCTTTCTCTCAAAAGTATTCATTGGTGAACAAATACTTTAA
- the LOC135074566 gene encoding phosphatidylinositol N-acetylglucosaminyltransferase subunit Q isoform X1 — translation MLSSVQILLPSISNTSDVIYYKGYVNFKSDTKVTIYFIKFSENSKTILEDSDKDMKNIIYGCYSEDGIHSSTFNKSRNYNKLIISNQSGELYIKKLFINGNAIDAKDKCLIVFYDLNTIRESEVEWEYSDELSKLQQLVLSENRQPESQPYDATKLSCPIWFSSSMFIQHVINYFNVMKWLLITIKRDKKVSIKHGNLMCAILMDLILGYVILQYLTQDTKELSSILMGILENLINILYSLLKWLMGAPAGLKLNNAFTKMLGKCFSYHVQLWWLFLDVSGEKLDIILHLFYYLGYLGLTFQAAMISDMICIGTFHAYCIYVYAARMFNMQISGLIALLRFFVGRKYNPLRKGIDSCEYTNQELFVGTVAFTIMLLLLPTTLMYYIVFTMFRVLSLLVEYVLAKFIYQIQTLPLYVSALWLIRSPKVAGNVLLEVVSQEEASPFSIQLKLLNKSLMYLVNNFKPPVDEPKKVVWTSFLSKVFIGEQIL, via the exons atgctGAGCTCGGTGCAAATTCTTTTACCCTCAATTTCGAACACATCTgatgtaatttattataaaggttatgtcaattttaaaaGTGATACCAAAGTtactatttatttcattaaattctcAGAGAACAGTAAAACAATATTGGAAGATAGTGATAAAgatatgaaaaatattatttacggaTGTTATTCGGAAGATGGAATCCACTCTTCTACATTTAACAAATCAAGAAATTATAACAAGTTAATAATTTCCAATCAGTCTGGTGAACTATACATTAAAAAACTTTTCATAAATGGAAATGCAATTGATGCTAAAGATAAATGCCTTATTGTATTTTACGACTTAAACACAATTCGAGAATCTGAAGTTGAATGGGAATATAGTGATGAATTATCCAAATTGCAGCAATTAGTATTATCTGAAAATCGTCAGCCCGAAAGCCAGCCTTATGATGCCACAAAACTATCATGCCCGATTTGGTTCTCCTCTTCCATGTTTATTCAACATGTTATCAACTATTTCAATGTTATGAAATGGCTTTTAATTACTATCAAAAGGGATAAAAAA GTGTCAATAAAGCATGGTAACTTAATGTGTGCAATATTGATGGACCTTATTTTAGGATATGTTATATTGCAATATCTTACACAGGACACAAAGGAGCTAAGCTCAATACTCATGGGGATTTTAGAG aaCCTTATAAACATACTTTATTCTTTGCTGAAGTGGCTCATGGGAGCACCAGCaggattaaaattaaataatgcttTTACCAAAATGCttggaaaatgtttttcttACCATGTACAACTTTGGTGGCTATTTTTAG aTGTATCTGGTGAAAAACTGGATATTATATtacacttattttattatttgggCTACTTGGGGCTTACATTTCAAGCTGCAATGATATCAGACATGATCTGTATTGGAACATTCCATGCATATTGCATTTATGTATATGCTGCaag AATGTTTAATATGCAAATATCAGGCCTGATTGCATTGCTGAGGTTTTTTGTGGGAAGAAAATATAATCCTCTAAGAAAAGGAATTGATTCATGTGAATATACAAACCAGGAATTATTTGTTGGTACTGTAGCATTTACAATTATGCTACTATTATTACCAACCACCCTAATGTACTACATTGTTTTCACTATG TTTCGTGTATTGTCTTTATTGGTGGAGTATGTTTTGGCtaaatttatttaccaaattcaAACTCTACCATTATATGTGAGTGCCCTGTGGCTGATACGTTCTCCTAAAGTAGCAG GTAACGTTTTACTGGAAGTAGTCAGCCAAGAAGAAGCTTCACCTTTCAGTATtcaattaaaattgttaaacAAATCTTTAATGTATTTAGTAAATAACTTCAAACCCCCAGTTGATGAACCAAAAAAAGTAGTATGGACCAGCTTTCTCTCAAAAGTATTCATTGGTGAACAAATACTTTAA